A part of Solicola gregarius genomic DNA contains:
- a CDS encoding DUF6318 family protein produces MAGRRFLALIALLGCVLAGCSDAESDDDPAPLPTETPTSDVGERAVEVPVPPDAARKDTLKGAEAFIRHYIELLNYASDTGDTVALTTAAMDCSGCSKYEALFHRTYANGGFMKSAGWTPTYVLAVKQHDVVAVLVDVAAGRMRYRLSESEDPKIGRKDNFKLRFEVSRVGERWVVTDLGVQSIDEVR; encoded by the coding sequence ATGGCCGGACGACGGTTCCTGGCACTCATCGCCCTGCTCGGCTGCGTACTGGCGGGATGCTCCGACGCGGAGTCCGACGACGACCCGGCGCCGCTGCCGACCGAGACGCCGACCAGCGATGTCGGCGAGCGCGCCGTCGAGGTGCCGGTGCCGCCCGACGCCGCCCGCAAGGACACGCTCAAGGGCGCCGAGGCGTTCATCCGGCACTACATCGAGCTGCTGAACTACGCATCCGATACGGGCGACACTGTCGCATTGACGACGGCAGCCATGGACTGCAGCGGATGCAGCAAGTACGAAGCGCTCTTCCACCGAACATACGCAAACGGTGGATTCATGAAGTCGGCTGGATGGACGCCGACGTACGTCCTCGCCGTCAAACAGCACGATGTGGTCGCTGTGCTTGTCGACGTAGCCGCGGGCCGAATGCGGTACCGACTCTCGGAATCTGAAGACCCCAAGATAGGCAGAAAGGACAACTTCAAGCTCAGGTTCGAAGTGTCCCGCGTTGGGGAGAGGTGGGTGGTCACCGATCTCGGAGTACAAAGCATTGACGAGGTTCGCTGA
- the nrdR gene encoding transcriptional regulator NrdR, with the protein MHCPYCRNTDTRVLDSRVADEGSAIRRRRQCQECGKRFSTVEQMQLTVVKRSGTTEPFDRDKVVVGVRKACKGRPVSEDDLKRIGQRVQDDLRESGCAEVPAHEVGLAILQPLKELDSVAYLRFASVYKQFESPDDFVEEIASLMSENADDEAQRLST; encoded by the coding sequence ATGCACTGTCCGTACTGCCGGAACACCGACACCCGCGTCCTCGACAGTCGGGTCGCCGACGAGGGTTCCGCGATCCGCCGCCGGCGTCAGTGCCAGGAGTGCGGCAAGCGGTTCTCGACCGTCGAGCAGATGCAGCTCACGGTCGTCAAACGGTCGGGTACGACCGAGCCGTTCGACCGCGACAAGGTCGTCGTCGGCGTACGCAAGGCATGCAAGGGCCGTCCGGTGAGCGAGGACGACCTGAAGCGGATCGGTCAGCGGGTCCAAGACGACCTGCGCGAGTCGGGATGCGCCGAGGTGCCGGCACATGAGGTCGGCCTGGCGATCCTGCAGCCACTCAAGGAGCTCGACTCCGTCGCGTACCTCCGGTTCGCGAGCGTCTACAAGCAGTTCGAGTCTCCCGACGACTTCGTCGAGGAGATCGCCTCCCTCATGTCGGAGAACGCCGACGACGAGGCCCAGCGGCTCAGCACATGA
- a CDS encoding DUF6343 family protein has protein sequence MSARGFDNPFGDRSGREPVSARSPLRLRLVLSLVGATGFAALAVVALIVQGAVWLPVVAVALAAVGLADAVVITHRLGDRGD, from the coding sequence ATGAGCGCACGTGGCTTCGACAACCCGTTCGGCGACCGGTCGGGTCGGGAACCGGTCTCGGCGCGCAGCCCGCTACGCCTGCGGCTGGTGCTGAGCCTGGTCGGCGCGACCGGGTTTGCGGCGCTGGCCGTCGTCGCACTTATCGTGCAGGGCGCGGTCTGGCTGCCGGTCGTCGCGGTGGCGCTGGCGGCGGTCGGACTCGCCGACGCGGTCGTCATCACGCACCGTCTCGGCGACCGTGGGGACTGA